A portion of the Rhodopseudomonas sp. BAL398 genome contains these proteins:
- a CDS encoding SAM-dependent methyltransferase has protein sequence MDRLLRFLLSRYIRRGNILFTTAGGNSFSCGDGTGDQVAVRFLTASAQRRFVTDPELAFGEIYMDGDFVVERGSIADVLAIAMDQPDMAPRWARAQWWIRYLVRDLMQFNPRRRAKHNVAHHYDLDGRLYGLFLDADKQYSCAYFDSPDATLDDAQLAKKRHVAAKLLLAPSHRVLDIGSGWGGLGLYLAESCAADVTGITLSQEQLQASNARAAEKGLNSGSAQFLLQDYRDIPGPFDRIVSVGMFEHVGIAHYDTYFKRCAELLDDDGVMLLHAIGRSEGPGITNPWIGKYIFPGGYLPALSEVLPAIERAGLLVCDIEILRLHYAETLKAWRERFLAREEEAEKLYDARFVRMWEFYLACSEMAFRKQNTMVFQIQISKRQGVVPITRDYIMREEARLRGIERGQRPRLQMAGE, from the coding sequence ATGGACCGCCTGTTGCGTTTCTTGTTGAGTCGATACATCCGCCGCGGAAATATCCTGTTCACCACCGCCGGGGGCAATTCGTTTAGCTGCGGCGACGGCACCGGCGATCAAGTCGCCGTCAGATTCCTGACCGCATCAGCCCAGCGCCGCTTTGTGACCGACCCCGAACTGGCGTTCGGCGAAATCTATATGGACGGCGACTTCGTAGTCGAGCGCGGATCGATCGCCGACGTACTCGCAATCGCCATGGACCAGCCCGACATGGCGCCGCGCTGGGCCAGAGCGCAATGGTGGATCCGCTACCTGGTGCGCGATCTGATGCAATTCAATCCGCGGCGGCGCGCCAAGCACAATGTCGCGCATCATTACGACCTCGACGGCCGGCTCTACGGCCTGTTTCTCGACGCCGACAAGCAATATAGCTGCGCTTATTTTGACAGCCCCGACGCCACGCTCGACGATGCCCAGCTCGCCAAAAAGCGTCACGTCGCCGCCAAGCTGCTGCTCGCGCCCAGTCACCGCGTGCTCGACATCGGTTCGGGATGGGGCGGGCTCGGTCTCTATCTGGCGGAAAGCTGCGCGGCCGACGTCACCGGCATCACCCTGTCGCAAGAGCAATTGCAGGCCTCGAATGCCCGCGCCGCCGAAAAGGGCCTGAACAGCGGGTCGGCGCAATTTCTGCTGCAGGACTACCGCGACATCCCCGGCCCGTTCGACCGCATCGTCTCGGTCGGGATGTTCGAGCATGTCGGCATCGCCCATTACGACACCTATTTCAAGCGCTGCGCCGAGCTGCTCGACGACGACGGCGTGATGCTTCTGCACGCGATCGGCCGCTCCGAAGGCCCCGGCATCACCAATCCGTGGATCGGAAAATACATCTTCCCCGGTGGCTATCTGCCGGCGCTGTCCGAGGTGCTGCCGGCGATCGAGCGGGCCGGACTGCTGGTATGCGACATCGAAATTCTACGGCTGCATTATGCCGAGACGCTGAAGGCTTGGCGCGAGCGCTTCCTGGCACGGGAAGAGGAAGCCGAAAAACTCTACGACGCGCGGTTCGTCAGAATGTGGGAGTTTTATCTCGCCTGCTCCGAAATGGCATTCCGCAAACAAAACACCATGGTGTTCCAGATTCAGATCAGCAAACGCCAGGGCGTGGTGCCGATCACCCGCGATTACATCATGCGCGAGGAAGCGCGGCTGCGCGGGATCGAGCGCGGCCAGCGACCACGACTGCAAATGGCGGGCGAGTGA